Proteins encoded within one genomic window of Epinephelus lanceolatus isolate andai-2023 chromosome 9, ASM4190304v1, whole genome shotgun sequence:
- the chmp7 gene encoding charged multivesicular body protein 7, with the protein MFNSTEMTLPPEWDDDERMNFMFSDFSENRDVNTTDWDSKMDFWTALMLKVCRDRGTVCVSLQELNKAFRRKEKSPLGLATVIQSMARCGKIQRESEFAANVDCGWLSWGVGLLLVKPLKWTFSTLLGSSRVPLEESFVVIELVKEKAAELLRVYRSSEFASRSILSFQELLTLSSDVCADESTLCMALLQLQRDKQVTVSLHEGEKIVKFCQDGQDHVSPVSDVDMGIYQLQRSEKLLGERVEKLSLEADKCKEEARVLLREGKKSQALRCLRGRKRVEKRVDSLFAKLESIRAILDRIAQSQTDKMVVQAYQAGVSALRLSLKDVTVERAESLVDQIQELCDTQDEVNQTISSGVTGADEDIDELEEELKYLLDESKPDFPSGLPQVPTNRLRPSEELSRPGTDLLSTLPAVPYRHLDISTEQLEDELNQLTLTDSGFQQKKMTSPAKRLEPAQ; encoded by the exons CTGGGACAGTAAGATGGACTTCTGGACGGCTCTGATGTTAAAAGTCTGCAGGGACCGAGGCACCGTGTGTGTCAGTCTGCAGGAGCTGAATAAAGCCTTTaggaggaaagaaaaatcaCCGCTGGGTTTGGCGACTGTCATCCAGTCCATGGCCAG ATGTGGGAAGATCCAGAGGGAGTCAGAGTTTGCAGCCAATGTGGACTGTGGCTGGCTGTCCTGGGGTGTTGGTCTGCTGCTGGTTAAACCTCTGAAATGGACCTTTTCCACTCTTCTGGGAAGCAGCCGGGTGCCTTTGGAGGAGTCCTTTGTTGTCATTGAACTAGTGAAG GAGAAAGCAGCAGAATTACTCAGGGTGTACCGGAGCAGTGAATTTGCAAGCCGCTCCATCCTGTCATTTCAAGAGCTCCTTACTCTTTCTTCTGATGTCTGTGCTGATGAGAGCACCCTGTGCATGGCTCTCCTGCAGCTGCAGAGGGACAAGCAAGTAACGGTTTCATTGCACGAGGGCGAGAAG ATTGTCAAGTTTTGTCAAGATGGGCAAGATCACGTTTCACCAGTCAGCGATGTGGATATGGGCATCTATCAGCTGCAGCGCAGTGAGAAGCTGCTGGGAGAGCGGGTGGAGAAACTAAGTCTTGAGGCTGACAA GTGCAAAGAGGAAGCAAGGGTGTTGCTCCGGGAAGGCAAGAAATCACAG GCTCTGAGGTGTTTAAGAGGCCGCAAAAGGGTCGAAAAGAGAGTAGACAGCTTGTTTGCCAAACTGGAGTCCATCAGAGCAATCCTAGACAGAATAGCCCAGTCACAGACTGATAAGATG GTTGTGCAAGCATATCAGGCCGGAGTTTCAGCCCTGAGGCTCTCTCTGAAGGATGTGACTGTGGAACGTGCTGAGAGCCTTGTGGATCAAATCCAGGAG TTATGTGACACTCAAGATGAGGTGAACCAAACTATATCCAGTGGTGTGACTGGTGCAG ATGAAGACATCGATGAGTTGGAGGAGGAACTGAAATATTTGTTGGACGAGTCAAAGCCAGATTTCCCCTCAGGTTTACCTCAAGTTCCAACAAACCGTCTGCGCCCCTCCGAGGAGCTGAGCCGTCCAGGTACTGACCTGCTCAGTACTCTGCCTGCAGTACCTTACCGCCACTTGGATATTAGCACTGAGCAGCTGGAGGACGAGTTAAATCAGTTAACCCTTACAGATTCAG GCTTTCAACAGAAGAAAATGACTTCGCCAGCCAAGAGATTAGAGCCTGCACAATAA